In Pseudomonas nunensis, a single window of DNA contains:
- the fliD gene encoding flagellar filament capping protein FliD — MASPILPGSGLGSGLDIGAIVTALVNSDKSAKQTLITNQTTINTAKISATGSLKSALAAFQTAMTNLGKKDAPAFSGFTATSSVPATLTVTSDNTAVNGSYSVVVNNLATSSKVASAAFAGGATSAIPTGTLKISQNGIDYPVTIASGATLQSTRDAINSTLQGKGISANIVTDSNGSRLVIGSTVTGAGSDLKVSGIAGLEIDGSTSLGTTPAAGASGNIGGLAKDALVTIDGLSITSKSNTITGAVGGLNMTLVAASATPVTVTVGTNTDGLKTSLQTFVDAYNTVINTLTTLTKPSLDDEGNPTIGAAMTGDSLPRNLITAVRNELVAPGAGGQLSVLSQLGIQTDQKTGTLTIDATKYAKAMATPGMSSSVQTLFSGTDTKNGLLARMSAAITPYSQTGGILDQRNTSLSKVQKDLSTQQTALDLRVTNLTASLTAKYNAMDLLVGQMKATASNITGFFASLNAQQSAK, encoded by the coding sequence ATGGCAAGTCCAATTCTACCGGGTTCGGGTCTAGGGTCCGGTCTCGACATCGGTGCGATCGTGACCGCGCTGGTCAACTCCGACAAATCGGCCAAACAGACGCTGATCACCAATCAGACGACGATCAACACGGCCAAGATTTCCGCTACCGGTTCGTTGAAGTCGGCGCTGGCTGCGTTCCAGACCGCAATGACTAACCTGGGCAAAAAAGACGCGCCTGCGTTTTCCGGTTTTACCGCGACGTCGAGTGTTCCGGCGACATTGACCGTCACCTCGGATAACACCGCGGTCAACGGTAGCTACAGCGTTGTCGTGAATAACCTGGCAACCAGTTCGAAAGTGGCCAGCGCGGCGTTTGCCGGCGGAGCCACCAGTGCCATTCCGACTGGTACGTTGAAAATCAGTCAAAATGGTATTGATTACCCGGTAACCATTGCCAGTGGCGCGACCTTGCAGTCGACCCGCGACGCGATCAACTCCACGCTGCAAGGCAAGGGCATCAGCGCCAACATTGTCACCGACTCCAATGGTTCGCGTCTGGTCATCGGTTCGACGGTGACGGGTGCGGGCTCGGACCTCAAGGTCAGCGGTATTGCCGGCCTGGAAATCGACGGTTCCACCAGTCTGGGGACCACTCCGGCCGCTGGCGCGTCAGGCAACATCGGTGGCTTGGCCAAGGATGCACTGGTCACGATCGATGGTCTGAGCATCACCAGCAAAAGCAACACAATCACAGGCGCGGTCGGTGGTCTCAACATGACCCTGGTAGCTGCCAGTGCGACTCCGGTTACGGTCACCGTAGGCACCAACACCGACGGCCTGAAGACTTCGTTGCAGACGTTCGTCGACGCCTATAACACCGTGATCAACACCCTGACCACTCTCACCAAGCCAAGCCTGGATGATGAGGGCAACCCGACCATCGGCGCGGCCATGACCGGTGACTCCCTGCCACGTAACCTGATCACTGCCGTGCGCAATGAGCTGGTGGCGCCAGGGGCGGGCGGTCAATTGTCGGTGTTGTCGCAGTTGGGTATCCAGACCGATCAGAAGACCGGTACGTTGACCATCGATGCGACCAAGTACGCCAAGGCGATGGCGACCCCGGGGATGAGCAGTTCGGTACAAACCCTGTTCTCCGGCACTGACACCAAAAATGGCTTGCTTGCTCGTATGTCGGCGGCCATCACGCCGTACTCCCAGACCGGTGGCATCCTCGATCAGCGCAACACCAGTCTGAGCAAGGTCCAGAAGGACCTGAGCACTCAGCAGACGGCGCTGGACCTGCGGGTGACCAACCTGACGGCATCCCTGACCGCCAAATACAACGCGATGGACCTTTTGGTCGGCCAGATGAAGGCTACCGCCAGCAACATCACTGGCTTCTTCGCGTCGTTGAACGCTCAGCAGTCCGCCAAGTAG
- a CDS encoding flagellar protein FlaG, protein MDMSVKLNLSYPAPKPAVSTTDKPVDAPRAEIPQAVAATAKSSNSDNSDTSDNSDKLKMAVQEIEKFVQSVKRNLEFSIDETSGKVIVKVIASESGEVIRQIPSAEAMKLAESLHNASNVLFDAKA, encoded by the coding sequence ATGGACATGAGCGTGAAGCTGAACCTGTCTTACCCGGCCCCGAAACCGGCGGTCAGCACTACCGATAAGCCGGTGGATGCGCCTCGCGCCGAAATTCCCCAGGCTGTCGCTGCAACTGCAAAAAGCTCGAATTCAGACAACTCGGACACTTCGGACAACTCGGATAAGTTGAAAATGGCCGTTCAGGAGATCGAAAAGTTCGTTCAGTCGGTCAAGCGTAACCTCGAATTTTCCATCGATGAAACGTCCGGCAAGGTCATCGTCAAGGTGATTGCCAGCGAATCCGGTGAAGTGATTCGACAGATTCCGTCGGCCGAGGCCATGAAACTGGCTGAAAGCCTGCACAACGCCAGTAATGTTTTGTTCGATGCCAAAGCCTGA
- a CDS encoding flagellin domain-containing protein, producing the protein MALTVNTNTTSLNVQKNLNRASDALSTSMSRLSSGLKINSAKDDAAGLQISNRMSSQIRGQNVAVKNANDGISMAQTAEGALQESTNILQRMRELAVQARNGTNGTADQTATNAEFAQMSDELTRIAASTNLNGKQLLDGSAGTMTLQVGSNTGTANHIDLVLSSKFDAVSLSVGSGTVVLTGTTGTGVSSAAANIDNAITAIDAAIAAIGATRANLGASQNRLTSTISNLQNITENVTAAQGRVQDTDFAAETANLTKQQTLQQASTAVLAQANQLPSAVLKLLQ; encoded by the coding sequence ATGGCTTTAACAGTAAACACCAACACCACGTCGTTGAACGTTCAGAAAAACCTGAACCGCGCTTCCGACGCTCTGTCGACTTCGATGTCTCGTCTTTCTTCCGGCCTGAAAATCAACAGCGCTAAAGACGATGCTGCCGGCCTGCAGATCTCCAACCGTATGTCCTCCCAGATCCGTGGCCAGAACGTTGCGGTAAAAAACGCCAACGACGGTATCTCGATGGCTCAGACCGCTGAAGGCGCTCTGCAAGAATCCACCAACATTCTGCAACGTATGCGTGAACTGGCTGTACAAGCACGTAACGGCACCAACGGCACTGCTGACCAGACCGCAACCAACGCCGAATTCGCTCAGATGTCTGACGAACTGACTCGTATCGCGGCTTCGACCAACCTGAACGGCAAGCAACTGCTGGACGGTTCGGCTGGCACCATGACCCTGCAAGTGGGTTCCAACACTGGTACTGCCAACCACATCGACCTGGTTCTGAGCTCCAAGTTCGACGCCGTCAGCCTGTCCGTAGGTAGCGGTACTGTAGTTCTGACCGGTACTACCGGTACTGGCGTAAGCTCGGCTGCTGCCAACATCGACAACGCGATCACCGCGATCGACGCTGCAATCGCTGCCATCGGTGCAACCCGTGCAAACCTGGGTGCTTCGCAAAACCGTCTGACCAGCACCATCTCCAACCTGCAAAACATCACTGAAAACGTTACTGCTGCTCAAGGTCGCGTACAAGATACCGACTTCGCCGCAGAAACCGCTAACCTGACCAAACAGCAAACTCTGCAACAAGCTTCCACCGCTGTTCTGGCCCAGGCTAACCAGCTGCCATCCGCTGTACTGAAACTGCTTCAGTAA
- a CDS encoding motility associated factor glycosyltransferase family protein → MSDSFDDNARVIERRWPTLYTRLMLEDSTAIQAELSEGLGSTLSIGGIQLTSRHDRVHEARVQAVSLPADKARLHVYGTGLGDLPAVLLERDNLERLYVHILNGALFALVLQLLDQRQWLDDPRVELLYAGDQADIYTPFFALPSEMVLADDFNAKIRDRLVSEVHLSFNNRDFDPQSPVILQRLQDGLEVLLADDDVAQLFGTCAGQEIYVIGTGPSLESHFEQLAAIREQAQRPLFVCVDTAYRPLREHGIKPDLVVSIDQRISFRHLPFEDSDGIPLVYLPMSDPEVLKAWRGKRYGGYSASPVYASLRRQYARAELYVGGSVIHPAVDLAVKMGAERITLFGADFAFPMNKTHAGWSDGDLGPGVNLARHWVRDGHGERVRTQLNFRSYLCELERYIAGHPEVRFYNSSRAGAMIAGTRFNQEFVQ, encoded by the coding sequence ATGAGCGACAGCTTTGACGACAATGCCCGGGTGATCGAGCGGCGCTGGCCGACGCTCTATACGCGGTTGATGCTGGAAGACAGCACGGCCATCCAGGCCGAGTTGTCCGAAGGGTTGGGTTCGACGCTGAGTATCGGCGGCATCCAGCTCACCAGCCGGCATGACCGTGTGCATGAAGCCCGGGTGCAGGCGGTCAGCCTGCCAGCGGACAAGGCGCGGTTGCATGTCTATGGCACCGGCCTGGGGGATTTGCCCGCTGTGCTGCTTGAGCGTGACAACCTTGAGCGGCTGTATGTGCACATTCTCAACGGTGCCTTGTTTGCCTTGGTCCTGCAACTGCTCGACCAGCGGCAATGGCTCGACGACCCCCGCGTGGAGTTGCTGTACGCCGGTGATCAAGCGGATATCTACACGCCGTTCTTTGCGCTGCCCTCCGAGATGGTGCTGGCGGACGACTTCAACGCGAAAATTCGCGATCGTTTGGTCAGTGAAGTGCACCTGAGCTTCAACAACCGTGATTTCGATCCGCAATCCCCGGTGATTCTCCAGCGTTTGCAGGACGGCCTTGAAGTGCTGCTTGCCGACGATGATGTTGCGCAACTGTTCGGAACATGCGCCGGTCAGGAAATCTACGTGATCGGCACCGGACCGAGTCTCGAAAGTCATTTCGAACAGTTGGCGGCGATTCGCGAGCAGGCGCAACGGCCGCTGTTCGTCTGCGTCGACACCGCCTATCGACCGTTGCGTGAGCACGGGATCAAACCTGATCTGGTGGTGAGCATCGATCAGCGCATCAGTTTCCGGCATTTGCCTTTTGAGGACTCCGACGGCATTCCGCTGGTGTACCTGCCCATGAGCGATCCCGAGGTGTTGAAGGCCTGGAGGGGCAAGCGCTATGGCGGTTACTCGGCCAGCCCGGTCTATGCCTCGTTGCGACGCCAGTACGCCAGGGCCGAGTTGTATGTGGGCGGCAGCGTGATTCATCCGGCCGTGGACCTGGCCGTGAAGATGGGCGCCGAACGCATTACGTTGTTTGGTGCCGACTTTGCCTTCCCGATGAACAAGACCCATGCCGGCTGGAGTGATGGTGATCTGGGGCCCGGGGTGAATCTGGCCCGTCACTGGGTGCGCGACGGGCACGGCGAGCGGGTCCGCACACAGCTGAATTTCCGTAGTTACCTGTGTGAGCTGGAGCGATACATCGCCGGACACCCCGAGGTGCGCTTCTATAACAGCAGTCGGGCGGGCGCGATGATTGCCGGCACGCGCTTCAATCAGGAGTTCGTGCAATGA
- a CDS encoding ketoacyl-ACP synthase III, which translates to MIGIKSIASYVPVAGVDNYAQGAKFEKDEEFILGKIGSAFLPRKDAEQETSDLCVEAANALFANNPDFKREDIDVLIVVTQNGDEEGLPHTAAIVQDKLGLSTNVAAFDISLGCSGYVYGIYAIKGFMEATGLKNGLLITADPYSKIVDPEDRNTTMLFGDAATATWMGEGAPWQLGKAKFGTDGSGAPHLKVTDGVFYMNGRQVFNFALLKVPAHLHELLDESGLKADDIDAFCIHQGSAAIVDAVARRFEGEPEKFIKDMVETGNTVSSSIPLLLEKHVLDSDWKRVALSGFGVGLSWGSAIIYRP; encoded by the coding sequence ATGATTGGCATAAAAAGCATTGCGAGCTACGTTCCTGTAGCCGGCGTGGACAATTACGCACAAGGTGCAAAATTCGAGAAGGATGAAGAGTTCATCCTGGGCAAGATCGGTTCGGCCTTCCTGCCGCGCAAAGACGCTGAGCAAGAAACCTCGGACCTGTGTGTCGAAGCAGCCAATGCGCTGTTCGCCAACAACCCTGATTTCAAACGTGAAGACATCGACGTGCTGATCGTTGTCACCCAGAACGGTGACGAAGAAGGCCTGCCACACACCGCTGCCATCGTGCAGGACAAGCTGGGCTTGTCGACTAACGTGGCAGCGTTCGATATTTCCTTGGGCTGCTCGGGCTACGTCTACGGCATTTATGCGATCAAGGGCTTCATGGAAGCCACGGGCCTGAAAAACGGCCTGCTGATCACCGCCGATCCGTATTCCAAGATTGTCGACCCGGAAGACCGCAACACCACCATGCTGTTCGGCGATGCCGCCACCGCGACCTGGATGGGCGAGGGCGCGCCATGGCAACTGGGCAAGGCCAAGTTCGGCACCGACGGTTCCGGCGCACCGCATTTGAAGGTCACCGATGGCGTGTTCTATATGAACGGCCGCCAGGTCTTCAACTTCGCGCTGCTCAAGGTCCCGGCGCATTTGCATGAGTTGCTCGATGAGTCGGGCCTCAAGGCTGACGACATCGATGCCTTCTGCATTCACCAGGGCAGCGCGGCGATTGTCGATGCGGTGGCCCGGCGTTTCGAAGGCGAGCCGGAGAAGTTCATCAAGGACATGGTCGAGACCGGGAATACCGTGTCGTCGAGCATTCCGTTGTTGCTGGAAAAACACGTTCTGGACTCGGACTGGAAGCGCGTTGCGTTGAGCGGTTTTGGTGTAGGGCTGTCGTGGGGTTCGGCGATCATCTATCGTCCTTGA
- the pseI gene encoding pseudaminic acid synthase, whose product MTSFKIGERLIGADAPPFIIAEMSGNHNQSLEVALQIVEAAAKAGAHALKLQTYTAETMTLDLDEGEFFIKDPNSLWTGTSLYALYEKAHTPWEWHAPIFARAKELGMLAFSTPFDDTAVDFLESLDVPAYKIASFENTDLPLIRRVAATGKPLIISTGMASIAELDETVRAAREAGCKDLVLLKCTSTYPATPANSNVRTIPHLRELFGCEVGLSDHSMGVGVSVAAVALGATVVEKHFTLDRAAGGVDASFSLEPAELASLVIETERAWQAMGQVHYGVTEAERKSLVYRRSLYVTQDMAAGEAFTVANLRAIRPGLGLAPKHAESLLGRRARQAIKRGTALDWSLVE is encoded by the coding sequence ATGACTAGCTTCAAGATTGGCGAGCGCTTGATCGGTGCCGACGCGCCGCCGTTCATCATTGCCGAGATGAGTGGCAACCATAACCAGTCGCTGGAGGTAGCCCTGCAAATCGTCGAGGCTGCGGCCAAGGCCGGCGCCCATGCCTTGAAACTGCAAACCTATACCGCCGAGACCATGACCCTGGACCTCGATGAAGGCGAGTTCTTCATCAAGGACCCGAACAGCCTGTGGACCGGCACTTCGCTGTACGCGTTATACGAGAAGGCTCATACGCCGTGGGAATGGCACGCGCCGATTTTCGCCCGGGCCAAAGAACTCGGCATGCTCGCCTTCTCGACGCCGTTCGACGATACGGCCGTGGACTTCCTCGAAAGCCTCGACGTGCCGGCCTACAAGATCGCCAGTTTCGAAAACACTGACTTGCCGCTGATCCGCCGGGTCGCCGCCACCGGCAAACCGCTGATCATCTCCACCGGCATGGCCAGCATCGCCGAGCTCGACGAAACCGTGCGTGCCGCCCGTGAGGCCGGTTGCAAGGACCTGGTGCTGCTCAAATGCACCAGCACCTACCCGGCGACCCCGGCCAACAGCAATGTGCGAACGATTCCACATCTGCGCGAATTGTTTGGTTGCGAAGTCGGGTTGTCGGATCACTCCATGGGCGTCGGCGTTTCTGTCGCGGCGGTGGCGCTCGGGGCGACGGTGGTGGAAAAACACTTTACCCTCGACCGTGCCGCTGGCGGGGTGGACGCCAGTTTCTCCCTGGAGCCTGCCGAACTGGCCAGCCTGGTGATCGAAACCGAGCGCGCCTGGCAGGCCATGGGTCAGGTGCATTACGGCGTGACCGAAGCCGAGCGCAAATCGCTGGTGTACCGTCGCTCGCTGTACGTCACTCAGGACATGGCCGCCGGTGAAGCCTTCACCGTCGCCAATCTGCGGGCCATCCGCCCGGGCCTGGGGCTGGCGCCCAAACACGCTGAAAGCCTTCTGGGCCGCCGCGCTCGCCAGGCAATCAAGCGCGGAACCGCGCTGGACTGGTCCTTGGTCGAATAA
- the pseG gene encoding UDP-2,4-diacetamido-2,4,6-trideoxy-beta-L-altropyranose hydrolase, with protein MRVLIRSDASPTIGSGHIARLLPLARTLRRQGAHVAFACRELPGHRLDSLAAEGFETLRLPDHYPDEDPQQAIESMLPWQADIVALGLALENHAPFDWIIVDHYGLDHHWQTAARRWAPRIAAVVDLATRTYDVDLLLNQNLSGAPEAYVGLIGADCRTLFGPRFAMLREEFCCPAIEIKPRARRVLVNFGGFDAARQTHHAMLALADFHQLEVDFVAGADNPAWDAMQALAADRPNWRLHSFVSDFYRLMTEADLFVGAGGGTSWERAAMGLPTICIAVSNNQQANGEVMATSGAHVFLGAREQVSVEQLRQAIGFVAGNQGLRQSLAERSHRLVDGRGAQRVAAALVGAVLPVREATLDDAQLLFEGRNADTVRRWSLDSRVIDWPAHQAWLAASLDNPQRLLLIAEAGDGPVGALRYDLHGASAEVSIYLFEGRFGLGWGRALLARGEAFVKARWPQLHTITAQVLPANQPSLSLFREAGFTQHACAFTRVLKDHRND; from the coding sequence ATGAGGGTGCTGATTCGTTCCGACGCTTCGCCAACCATTGGTAGCGGGCATATCGCCCGTTTGCTGCCCTTGGCCAGGACCTTACGCAGACAAGGCGCGCACGTCGCGTTCGCCTGTCGTGAGTTGCCGGGCCATCGGCTGGACAGTCTGGCGGCCGAAGGCTTTGAAACGTTGCGTTTGCCCGATCACTATCCCGATGAAGACCCGCAGCAGGCCATCGAATCCATGCTGCCGTGGCAGGCGGATATTGTTGCGCTGGGCCTCGCACTGGAAAACCACGCGCCCTTCGACTGGATCATCGTCGACCACTACGGCCTCGATCATCACTGGCAAACCGCCGCGCGGCGCTGGGCGCCTCGGATCGCGGCGGTAGTTGATCTGGCGACGCGCACTTATGACGTCGATTTGCTGCTCAACCAGAATCTGTCGGGCGCTCCCGAAGCTTATGTCGGGTTGATTGGCGCCGATTGCCGAACCTTGTTCGGGCCTCGCTTCGCCATGCTGCGCGAAGAATTCTGCTGCCCGGCGATAGAAATCAAACCCCGGGCCAGGCGCGTATTGGTGAACTTCGGCGGCTTCGATGCGGCGCGGCAAACTCATCACGCGATGTTGGCGCTGGCGGACTTTCATCAACTGGAAGTCGACTTCGTCGCCGGTGCTGACAACCCGGCCTGGGATGCAATGCAAGCGCTGGCGGCTGATCGTCCGAACTGGCGCCTGCACAGTTTTGTCAGCGACTTTTATCGCTTGATGACCGAGGCCGACCTGTTTGTCGGCGCCGGTGGCGGCACCAGTTGGGAGCGGGCGGCCATGGGGCTGCCGACGATCTGCATTGCCGTGTCGAATAACCAGCAGGCCAATGGCGAGGTCATGGCCACTTCGGGCGCCCATGTATTCCTCGGGGCGCGTGAGCAGGTCAGTGTCGAGCAACTGCGCCAGGCCATCGGTTTTGTCGCCGGTAATCAGGGTTTGCGCCAGAGCCTGGCCGAGCGTTCCCACCGGTTGGTCGATGGCCGTGGTGCGCAACGGGTGGCGGCCGCGCTGGTCGGTGCGGTGCTGCCGGTACGAGAGGCGACTTTGGACGATGCGCAATTGTTGTTCGAGGGTCGCAATGCCGACACCGTGCGGCGCTGGTCGCTGGACAGCCGCGTCATTGACTGGCCTGCGCATCAGGCCTGGCTGGCCGCAAGCCTGGACAATCCGCAACGGTTGCTGTTGATCGCCGAAGCGGGTGACGGTCCGGTCGGTGCGCTGCGTTATGACCTTCACGGTGCCAGCGCCGAAGTCTCGATTTATCTGTTCGAAGGGCGCTTTGGGCTGGGCTGGGGCAGGGCGCTGCTGGCTCGCGGCGAAGCGTTCGTGAAGGCCCGTTGGCCGCAACTGCACACCATCACTGCTCAAGTATTACCTGCCAACCAGCCGTCGCTGAGTCTGTTTCGCGAAGCCGGTTTCACTCAGCATGCTTGCGCGTTCACCCGCGTTTTAAAGGATCACCGCAATGACTAG
- the pseF gene encoding pseudaminic acid cytidylyltransferase codes for MNNVAIFPARGGSKRIPRKNLKPFDGVPMIARSIKTALDSGLFAQVVVSTDDEEIADLARACGAQVPFMRPAALADDFTGTAAVIVHALQALQDQDFDLACCIYATAPLLQTRFLQQGMQLLEQHPDKSFAFSVCDFGFPVQRALTLDDQGALTALYPEFRETRSQDLPPAYQDAGQFYWGRTDAWLRGDVLYSPQSLPVILPRYLVQDIDTPEDWKRAEYLYAALKAGGELQ; via the coding sequence TTGAACAACGTCGCAATCTTCCCGGCCCGCGGTGGCAGCAAACGCATACCGCGCAAGAACCTCAAGCCGTTCGACGGCGTGCCGATGATTGCCCGTTCGATTAAAACCGCTCTCGATTCGGGGTTGTTCGCCCAAGTGGTCGTCAGCACCGACGACGAAGAAATCGCTGACCTGGCCCGGGCTTGCGGTGCGCAAGTGCCGTTCATGCGGCCGGCGGCACTGGCAGATGATTTCACCGGCACGGCGGCGGTGATTGTTCATGCGCTGCAAGCGTTGCAGGACCAGGATTTTGATCTTGCCTGTTGCATCTACGCCACGGCGCCACTGCTGCAAACTCGATTTCTGCAACAGGGCATGCAGTTGCTGGAGCAGCACCCGGACAAATCCTTCGCGTTCTCGGTCTGCGACTTCGGTTTTCCGGTGCAGCGCGCCCTGACTCTTGATGATCAGGGCGCCTTGACCGCGCTGTACCCAGAGTTTCGTGAGACGCGCTCCCAGGACTTGCCGCCGGCCTATCAGGATGCCGGGCAGTTTTACTGGGGGCGCACCGATGCGTGGTTGCGCGGCGACGTGCTGTATTCACCGCAAAGCCTTCCGGTGATCCTGCCGCGCTATCTGGTGCAGGACATCGACACGCCTGAAGACTGGAAGCGCGCCGAATACCTGTATGCCGCTTTGAAGGCGGGCGGTGAATTGCAATGA
- a CDS encoding pseudaminic acid biosynthesis-associated methylase has protein sequence MRELSEQEKFWQGDFGNQYVDRNVGQPLVAANLALFAKALTRAGRIESLVELGTNAGNNLQALHQLLPQCELFGVEINASAHAQAQALGIAQIWHGSLFDFPRKRRFDLTLSKGVLIHLAPELLSAAYAQLYELSQRYILIAEYYNPAPVEVSYRGNSGKLFKRDFAGEMLDRYDDLQLVDYGFGYHRDPQFPADDITWFLLEKRP, from the coding sequence ATGCGTGAACTGAGTGAGCAGGAAAAGTTCTGGCAGGGTGACTTCGGCAATCAATACGTCGACCGCAACGTCGGCCAACCGCTGGTGGCCGCCAACCTGGCGTTGTTTGCCAAGGCGTTGACCCGGGCCGGGCGGATTGAAAGCCTGGTGGAACTGGGCACCAACGCCGGCAACAATTTGCAGGCGTTGCATCAGTTGTTGCCACAGTGCGAGCTGTTCGGTGTGGAGATCAATGCCAGCGCCCATGCCCAGGCCCAGGCATTGGGGATCGCGCAGATCTGGCACGGCTCGCTGTTCGATTTCCCCCGCAAGCGCCGCTTTGACCTGACCCTGAGCAAAGGCGTGCTGATCCACTTGGCGCCGGAGTTGCTCTCGGCGGCCTATGCGCAGCTGTATGAATTGAGCCAGCGTTACATCCTGATCGCCGAGTACTACAACCCGGCGCCGGTCGAAGTCTCGTATCGCGGCAACAGCGGCAAGTTGTTCAAGCGTGATTTTGCCGGTGAGATGCTCGATCGTTATGATGACTTGCAACTGGTGGATTACGGTTTCGGTTACCACCGCGATCCGCAATTCCCGGCGGATGACATCACCTGGTTCCTTCTGGAAAAACGCCCTTGA
- the pseC gene encoding UDP-4-amino-4,6-dideoxy-N-acetyl-beta-L-altrosamine transaminase produces MIPYGRQSLDQADIDAVVAVLQSDWLTQGPTIERFEQAMAERCQADFAVAVCNATAALHIACLAVGLGPGDRLWTTPNTFLASANCARYCGAEVDFVDIDPLTWNLDAYALKARLEAAEDSGTLPKVLVAVAFSGQSCDMRMLAELAERYGFTIIEDASHAVGASYAGRPVGCGDFAAMTVFSFHPVKIITSAEGGMVLTNRQDLAERLQRLRSHGMTRDPAQMTEPSHGPWYYQQVELGFNYRITDLQAALGLSQLNKLDDFIARRRELAARYDRLLAYLPLTLPSPQPEAESAWHLYVVRLQLDRISLSHRQVFEGLRAAGVGVNLHYIPVHLQPYYRDLGFAEGDFPQAERYYAEAISLPLFPLLSDEQQDYVVEQLRRLTE; encoded by the coding sequence ATGATTCCCTACGGTCGGCAAAGTCTCGATCAGGCCGACATCGATGCGGTAGTCGCCGTGTTGCAGTCCGACTGGCTGACCCAGGGCCCGACCATCGAGCGTTTCGAACAGGCCATGGCCGAACGTTGCCAGGCCGATTTCGCGGTGGCGGTGTGTAACGCCACGGCGGCGCTGCACATCGCTTGCTTGGCCGTCGGTCTCGGGCCGGGTGATCGGTTGTGGACTACACCGAATACCTTTCTGGCCTCGGCCAATTGCGCACGTTACTGCGGCGCCGAGGTGGACTTTGTCGACATCGACCCGCTGACCTGGAACCTCGATGCCTACGCCCTGAAAGCCAGACTCGAAGCGGCGGAAGACAGCGGCACGCTGCCCAAAGTGTTGGTGGCGGTGGCGTTCTCCGGGCAGAGCTGCGACATGCGCATGCTCGCCGAACTGGCCGAGCGTTATGGCTTCACGATCATTGAGGACGCCTCCCATGCGGTCGGCGCGTCCTATGCCGGGCGTCCTGTGGGTTGCGGTGATTTCGCCGCGATGACGGTGTTCAGCTTTCACCCGGTGAAAATCATCACCAGCGCCGAAGGTGGCATGGTCCTGACCAATCGCCAGGACTTGGCCGAGCGCCTGCAACGCCTGCGCAGCCACGGCATGACCCGCGATCCCGCGCAGATGACCGAACCCAGCCACGGCCCCTGGTATTACCAGCAAGTGGAACTGGGCTTCAACTACCGCATCACCGACCTGCAAGCAGCGCTCGGGCTGTCACAGTTGAACAAACTGGATGACTTCATCGCGCGCCGACGTGAACTGGCGGCGCGTTATGACCGCTTGCTCGCGTACTTGCCGCTGACCTTGCCCAGCCCTCAGCCCGAGGCCGAATCGGCGTGGCATCTGTACGTGGTGCGCTTGCAGCTGGATCGCATCAGCCTCAGCCATCGCCAGGTGTTCGAAGGGTTGCGAGCGGCCGGAGTGGGGGTGAACCTGCACTACATTCCGGTGCATTTGCAGCCGTACTACCGTGACCTGGGTTTTGCCGAAGGGGACTTCCCACAGGCCGAGCGCTACTACGCCGAAGCCATCAGCCTGCCGCTGTTTCCGTTGCTCAGTGATGAGCAGCAGGATTATGTGGTTGAGCAACTGCGACGACTGACCGAATAA